The window CGGGGAAACTTCATCTGTGGGGAGAGTGCGCGGTAGGTCCCCGCCGCATATGTGGGGATCACCGGGGCGCCGGTCTTGAGCGACATGATCGCCACGCCGCCCTCAAGCGGCTGAAGCCGTCCGTTTTCGGTCCGGTGTCCCTCGGGGCAGATGAAGACGTTATATCCCTCCTCTATAAAGCCCATGACGAGGCGCAGCAGCGCGGCGGAGCTGTTTTTATTCTCCGGCGAGACGGGGACGGAGCCCATCGCGCGCAGAAATGCTCCCAGCGGAGGAAAGGAAAACAATTTTTCCCAGGCGATGAATTTGAGATATTCCGGATAGAAGGCATAGCCGACGACCGGAGGGTCGAGATAGCTCGCGTGGTTAGGCGCGACGATGACCGTGCGGTCCCGCGGAATTTTCTCCTTCCCGTATACCGACAACCTGTGGTAAAGTGTAAAATATGTGGACACAAGGAAAAGTGTTATATAGTAGATCCAGTTTCTTTGTGTTTTCATGCTGATACCCCCTGAACTCTTCTGATGATAGAATAGCGCATGGCGGGTGTAATTGACAAGTCTAGGAGCGGTGATTGTATGGATTCCGATAAAAAGAACAACGCGGCGGAAAAAGCGGAGCGGAGCAAGGTGAGCTTTCTCGGAAGGCTCGGGCGCGATTTTTTCCTTGGCTGTGTGGCGCTGCTGCCGCTTGCCCTCTTCATATTCATCTTCTATTATCTGCTGTACTTCTTCGAGTCGATCGGCTCGAAGATCTTCGGCATTACCCAGTCGCTTAGAACGACGGCGGCGATCAGCGTCTTTCTCGTCTTTCTGCTCGTATACATCGGCAGGAAACTGCGCCGCCGCGAAAGGTCGGTCCTCAGCCTATTGGAGCAGTTTGTCATTACAAAGATACCAGTGATCGGCGGCTGGTATACGACCTTCCGCGACATCATCCAGACATTCACGGCGCGCGGCGGTGAAAACAGCTATCTCGGGACTGCGAAGGTGCCGGTCGCCGGGGGCTATATCATCGGCTTCGTCTCGCGGCGCGAGGTACTTGAGGACGGTTCCGTACAGCTGACGATCTTCGTCCCTACCTCGCCGAATCCGACGACGGGGCTGGTATTCTTCTTCCCCGAAGAGAAGGTCGAATACCTTGACCTGACGCCCGAGCGGGCCTTTACGAAGATAATATCTCTTGGTGTAAAATCGTAAGTCAAATTGCGTTAATAGATTCTACAAACAAAAAATTTGAGTGTATAATGAGTCACATATCTTTGTAAGCTTTGGCCGCTCGCAGAGGGCCGTAAATTTAGGGAGGTTTTTTACAGATGGAACAGATTCGTAATCTCGATCAGCTTCTTGTCTACGCCAAGGAAGTCGGACCCAAAAAGATCAGCGTCGCCTGCGCCGAAGACGCCGAGGTAATGGAAGCCGTTGAGAACGCGCGCAAAGCCGGTATCGCGAATGCATTCCTCGTCGGCAACGCCGATAAGATCAAAGAGGTGACCGACAAGCTTGGAATTGATCTCGCCAACTATGAAATAGTGGACGAGAGAGGCGGCGAGGCGGCCGCGGCGCTCAAGGCCGTCGAACTCGTCTCCAGCGGCGAGGCCCAGATCGTTATGAAGGGTATGGTCGCCACCGCCAACTTCCTGCGCGGCGTGCTCAATAAGGAAAAGGGCCTCCGCAGCGGCAAGACGCTTTCACACGTTTATATTCATCAGATAAAGGGCTATGACCGCGTATTCTTCATCTCCGACCCCGCCTTCAACATGTATCCTGAACTCAAGGTGAAGGTCGATATCGTGAAGAACGTCGTCGAGCTCGCGCACGCTTTCGGCGTGGCCTGCCCGAAGGTCGCCGCCCTCGCCGCCGTCGAAGTGGTGAACCCCGATATGCCGCCGACGATCGACGCCGCCATCCTCACGCAGATGAACCGCCGCGGCCAGATCAAGGGCTGCCTGATCGACGGACCTCTCGCGCTCGACAACGCCGTATCTCCCGAATCGGCGCACCACAAGGGGATCAAATCAGATGTCGCCGGATACGCCGACATTCTCCATGTCCCGACAATCGAGTCCGGCAACATGCTCGCGAAGGCGATAGTCTACTTCTCAGAGAATAAGACCGCCGGCATCGTTCTCGGCGCGAAGGCCCCGATCGTCCTCACCAGCCGCGCCGACTCCGCCGAGGCGAAGCTCCTTTCGATCGCCTCAGCCTGCGCGCTCGCCGCACATCAGGGAAAATAAGAATTATACAGGCCATTTGCGCGCCATAACTTTGGGTTTGCCGCCCCTGCGCCGTGTTGGTACGCGGCTTAGCGCGGCAGACCCAAAGCTATTTATCGGCAGGCATGTTTGATATTTATTCCGATCATTCTGTCTCCAACGGAATGACCTGTATAATAAAGAGATAATGGCGGATAAATTCAAAAACGAGACAACTATCCTGCCGGGCAGCTTCGGTGCCCGGCAGGTCAAACTGAGCCGCCTCTATCCGGAGGCGGCAAACGGCGTGCATGTGCTGCTGCTTCACGGCGTCCACAGCAGCGCCAACCTCTCGCCGTATAATAAATTCCGTCACCTTGCCTGCATCCTGGCGGAGCGCGGCTTCACGCCCTGGCTCTGTGAGACGAGCCGGAGGGCCGCGAACCGCGAAGACTACTGCGACGATGTCGGCGGCTGGATAATGGAGGCATTTCGCGGGAAGAGCTTCCGAAACGAGCTTGACGACTGCGCGGCCGCGCTGCGCCATGTGGAGTCTCAATCTCCCCCTGAATTGTGGATATGGGGCTTTTCGCTTGGCGGCATAATCGCGCTGGCGCTTGCCTGCGGCGAAGGATACGCCGTCGGTAAGGTGATCCTCAGCGGTACTGGACTTGTTTCGATGCCCGAGGCGGAGCGTACGATGATGCCGCTGCCGATCCTCTCCACGCTGCGCGAGAGCGTCGATACCGAGATGCTCAACGATATCCGGGCGAGGGAGGCGGTGGCCTTCCGCGGCTCGAACGACGCCATCTTCTCTGACGCGGCCTGCCGCTCTCTTCTAGAGGCGATAAACATTCCCCGGGAAAACAAGAGATATTATGTGATAGAAGGAGCTGACCATTCTATGAAGATGCGCAACGGCAGGCATGATTCAAAGATCATGGATGAGATGCTCTCTCTGCTGACAGATCAATGAAACTTCCGTTTAAGGCGTTCGCCGCTGCCGGCACGCTGCTGTTCCTGCTCTCATTAGCCGTTCCCGCGCCGCTCTTCGCGGATGGGGTGGACTATCAGGAATTCCAGGAAGACCCGCTCGAGACGGCGATCAGAAAACTTGCCTCGCCGGGAGATATCGAATGGGATAAAGAGGAAATGATATCAGGCGGAGCGCCTGATTTTATAAAAGATATGAAATGGCCGCTGAAGTCCTGCACCTTCAGCCGCGGTTTCAGCCGCAAGAGACGCCGGCATACCGGCGTTGACCTCCTGGCCCCGAAGGGTACTCCCGTACTTGCCGTACTTGACGGCGTCGTTGAGGTCGTCTCCAACGGCGGGCCGGGATTCCGTGGATACGGCAAGGTCATCGTCATCAACCATAACGGCAAGCTTTGGACCCTCTATTCGCATAATTCATCCAACGACGTCAAGGTCGGCCAGCGGGTCAAACAGGGCGACGTGATCGCCAAAGTGGGGCGCACAGGCCGCGCGACGGCCAATCATCTCCATTTTGAGGTGCGCAACGCGAAGGGAACGCCGCTTGACCCCCTGAAATACCTGCCGAAAGAGGGAATGCCGGTAAAGCGCTGACAAAGCGCGGCCAGGCTATTTGGACAGAACACAATAAAACGACAAAAAAAAGAGCCGGCGTGGGCACGCCGGCTCTTTTATGCCGCCGCATTGCTCAGATGCGGCGTTATCCAGTTGGGAGAGCGGGATAAGCAGATTTAGCGGTTAATCCTCCTGCATGTAGGGGTACTTGAAATCATGCGGCGGCAGGAGGTTTTCCTTGATCGTCCTCGGCGAACACCAGCGGATCAGGTTCAGCTTGCTGCCGGCCTTGTCGTTGGTTCCCGAGGCTCTAGCGCCGCCGAAGGGCTGCAGCCCGATGCTGGCGGCGGTTGTCTTATCGTTGATATAGAAGTTCCCCGCCGCGTATCTGAGGACGTTTTCGGCTCTGTTGATCGCGTCGCGGTCGGTGGCGAATACCGCGCCCGTCAGCGCGTAGGGAGAGGTATTGTTGCAGATATCCAGCGTCTCCGCGAACTTATCGTCGTCATAGACATAGACGGTGAGGATGGGGCCGAATATCTCCTCCTCCATTGAGCGGAAATGCGGATCGGTTGTCTTGATTATCGTCGGCTGTACGAAATACCCGACGCTCTTATCGCCGGTGCCGCC is drawn from Cloacibacillus porcorum and contains these coding sequences:
- a CDS encoding lysophospholipid acyltransferase family protein, with translation MKTQRNWIYYITLFLVSTYFTLYHRLSVYGKEKIPRDRTVIVAPNHASYLDPPVVGYAFYPEYLKFIAWEKLFSFPPLGAFLRAMGSVPVSPENKNSSAALLRLVMGFIEEGYNVFICPEGHRTENGRLQPLEGGVAIMSLKTGAPVIPTYAAGTYRALSPQMKFPRPRKLTVTFGDPIDPAALPEGLTEKEKRRYILDKIEEFYRAEDAKDKAKYPLD
- a CDS encoding DUF502 domain-containing protein produces the protein MDSDKKNNAAEKAERSKVSFLGRLGRDFFLGCVALLPLALFIFIFYYLLYFFESIGSKIFGITQSLRTTAAISVFLVFLLVYIGRKLRRRERSVLSLLEQFVITKIPVIGGWYTTFRDIIQTFTARGGENSYLGTAKVPVAGGYIIGFVSRREVLEDGSVQLTIFVPTSPNPTTGLVFFFPEEKVEYLDLTPERAFTKIISLGVKS
- a CDS encoding phosphate butyryltransferase codes for the protein MEQIRNLDQLLVYAKEVGPKKISVACAEDAEVMEAVENARKAGIANAFLVGNADKIKEVTDKLGIDLANYEIVDERGGEAAAALKAVELVSSGEAQIVMKGMVATANFLRGVLNKEKGLRSGKTLSHVYIHQIKGYDRVFFISDPAFNMYPELKVKVDIVKNVVELAHAFGVACPKVAALAAVEVVNPDMPPTIDAAILTQMNRRGQIKGCLIDGPLALDNAVSPESAHHKGIKSDVAGYADILHVPTIESGNMLAKAIVYFSENKTAGIVLGAKAPIVLTSRADSAEAKLLSIASACALAAHQGK
- a CDS encoding alpha/beta hydrolase; translated protein: MADKFKNETTILPGSFGARQVKLSRLYPEAANGVHVLLLHGVHSSANLSPYNKFRHLACILAERGFTPWLCETSRRAANREDYCDDVGGWIMEAFRGKSFRNELDDCAAALRHVESQSPPELWIWGFSLGGIIALALACGEGYAVGKVILSGTGLVSMPEAERTMMPLPILSTLRESVDTEMLNDIRAREAVAFRGSNDAIFSDAACRSLLEAINIPRENKRYYVIEGADHSMKMRNGRHDSKIMDEMLSLLTDQ
- a CDS encoding M23 family metallopeptidase, translating into MKLPFKAFAAAGTLLFLLSLAVPAPLFADGVDYQEFQEDPLETAIRKLASPGDIEWDKEEMISGGAPDFIKDMKWPLKSCTFSRGFSRKRRRHTGVDLLAPKGTPVLAVLDGVVEVVSNGGPGFRGYGKVIVINHNGKLWTLYSHNSSNDVKVGQRVKQGDVIAKVGRTGRATANHLHFEVRNAKGTPLDPLKYLPKEGMPVKR